DNA from Christensenella timonensis:
ACAATGAAATCCTGCTCCCGGCAAATGCTCCACAGGAATATGCAGACCGCAATACTTTATGGAATGCCGCCGAAGCGGTGGAAAAGCAATGGAACTCCCAGCTTGCAAGGCGGTGGGTGCTTACCATTCCCAGAGAGATACCGCCCGACCAGTACGCTGTCCTTGTACGGGAGTTTTGTGAACAGCAGTTTGTTTCCAAAGGCATGATTGCTGATTTTGCCATCCATGACCCCCATCCGCCGGGACACAATCCCCACGCCCATGTCCTGCTGACCATGCGGGCAATGGATGAACATGGAAAATGGCTTCCCAAGAGCCGCAAGGTTTATGACCTTGACGAGAATGGGGAACGGATAAAGCTGCCGTCCGGCAGGTGGAAAAGCCACAAGGAGGATACGGTGGACTGGAACGACCAGAAGTATTGTGAAATCTGGCGGCATGAATGGGAGGTTATCCAGAACCGCTATCTGGACGCCAATGACCGCCCGGAGCGTGTGGACTTGCGTTCCTATGCCAGACAGGGGCTTGATATAGTCCCCACTGTCCATGAGGGGACTGCTGTCCGGCAGATGGAAAAGCGAGGTATCCAGACGAATATCGGCAACCTGAACCGGGAAATCAGAGCCGCCAACCGCCTGATGAAGTCCATCCGGCAGCTTATCCAAAACCTCAAAGGCTGGATTACCGAGCTGGGAGAAAAACGGAAGGAGCTGCTTGCACAAAAGGCGGCGGAGGAAGCGACACTTCTTCCCAATCTGCTGATGAAGTATATGGAGATACGAAAGGAAGAACGGAAGGACTGGACAAGGGCTGGACAGAACCGGGGAACTTCACAGGACTTAAAGGCAGTCAGCGAAGCCCTGTCCTATCTCCGGCAAAAGGGGCTTTCCACTGTGGAGGACTTAGAAGCGTTTCTGGAATCTTCCGGGAAATCAGCCGCAGATTACCGCAATCAGATGAAGCCAAAGGAAGCCCGGAGCAAAGTGATTGACGGGATTCTTGCCAGCCGGACAGACTGCAAGGAATGTAAGGCTGTCTATGAGAAGTACCAGAAGATATTTTTTAAGAAAATAAAGGGGAAATTCAAACAGGAACACCCGGAGGTTGCCCGGTATGAGAAAGCCGCTGACTACCTTGCCAAGCACCCGGACGATAAGGATAAAACGAAAAATGAGTTGCAACAGGAGCAGGAAACGCTTCTCAGCGAAATCGCAGAGCTGAAAGTACCACTGACCGAGGTACAGGAGGATTTGAAGAAGCTGCGGGACATCCGCTACTGGGTACGGAAAGCCACACCCGGCACAGAGGAAAGCAAAGAGCCGCCCAAGAAGCAGCCCATCAAAGAAGTCTTGCAGGATAAGACTGACGAGAAAAAAGCACAAAGAACCGCCCCGGCACAGGAGAAACACAGACAACAGGATATGGAACTTTAACAGGCACTTGCCATTTTCAATTAGAGAATGTCAGGTGCTTTTCTTATTTTCAAGGAGGGATAGATTTGAATGTATTCGAAGCTGTGAAGCAGTCCGTCACAACAAGACAGGCTGCGGAGTATTATGGAATCCATGTAGGTCGGAACGGGATGGCTTGCTGCCCGTTCCATAACGATAAAACCCCAAGCATGAAGCTGGATCGGCGTTACCATTGCTTCGGCTGCGGTGCGGATGGGGATGTGATTGATTTTGCCGCCGCCCTGTATGGGCTGGGAAAGAAAGAAGCCGCCGTACAGCTGGCACAGGACTTCGGGCTTTCCTATGAGGACTGGAAACCGCCGGGAAAGGTAAAAAAGCCCAAGACCCGGCAGAAATCCCCGGAGGAACAGTTTCAGGAAGCAAAGAATCGCTGCTTCCGTATTCTTGCCGATTATCTCCATCTGCTGATGGCATGGAGAACGGACTACGCCCCGCACTCCCCGGAGGAAGCCTTTCATCCCCGGTTTGTGGAAGCCTTACAGAAGCAAGCCCAAGTGGAATATCTGCTGGATGTGCTGCTGTTCGGGGAAACAGAGGAAAAAGCGGATTTGATTACGGACTACGGAAAGGATGTGATACAGCTTGAACAGCGAATGGCAGAACTTGCAGCCGCAGACGCAGCAAGAACTAAAAAACACTATGAACGCCATGCAGCCGCCCCAGAGCGTTGAGGAAATCAAGGCGGGGCTGGAAACCACCGAGAAAGGCGGTGTCCGTCAGAGCATACGGAACTGCCTGACCGTATTCCAACGTGACCCTCTGCTTTCAGGGGCTATCGCATACAACATCCTGACTGACCGCAAGGACATCATAAAGCCCATCGGTTTTCACAGAGAAAGCACCGCCCTGAACGATACGGACATGAAGTATCTGCTTCTTTATCTGGAAGAAACCTACGGGCTTACCAATGAGAAAAAGATTGATAACGCCATCGGGATTGTGGCGAATGAAAACAAGTACCATCCCATCCGGGACTATCTCAATACCCTTGTGTGGGACGGGACAGAGCGAATCCGCTTCTGCCTGCGGCACTTTCTGGGGGCTGACGCAGACGATTACACCTATGAAGCGTTGAAGCTGTTCCTGCTGGGTGCAATCTCACGAGCCTTTCAGCCGGGGTGCAAGTTTGAAATCATGCTCTGTCTGGTAGGCGGTCAGGGGGCTGGAAAGTCCACCTTCTTCCGGCTGCTGGCAGTCCGGGACGAGTGGTTCTCCGATGATTTGCGGAAGCTGGACGATGACAATGTGTACCGCAAGCTGCAAGGTCACTGGATTATTGAAATGTCGGAAATGATGGCAACCTCCAACGCCAAGAGCATTGAGGAAATCAAGTCATTTTTAAGCCGGCAGAAAGAGGTCTACAAGATACCTTATGAAACCCACCCGGCAGACCGCCCCCGTCAGTGCGTGTTTGGCGGCACTTCCAATGCCCTTGACTTCCTGCCCCTTGACCGTTCCGGCAACCGCCGCTTTATCCCGGTCATGGTGTACCCGGAGCAGGCGGAAGTTCACATTTTGGAGGATGAAGCCGCTTCCAGAGCCTATATCGGGCAGATGTGGGCGGAAGCGATGGAGATTTATAAAAGCGGCAGGTTCAAGCTGGCTTTCAGCCCCGCCATGCAGCGGTATCTCAAAGAACACCAGCGGGATTTTATGCCGGAGGACACCAAAGCCGGGATGATACAGGCGTATCTTGATAAATACACCGGGAGCATGGTCTGCTCCAAGCAGCTCTATAAGGAAGCCTTGAACCATGCTTTTGACGAGCCGAAGCAATGGGAAATCCGGGAAATCAACGAGATTATGAACCAGTGCATTTCCAGCTGGCGGTACTTCCCAAACCCAAGAATGTTTTCCGAATATGGCAGACAAAAGGGCTGGGAGCGTGAAAACCCGGCAACGGACTCCGGCAACCCGTCTGAAAAAACGATGGACGGTTTTGTGGAGGTCACAGAACAGATGGAGCTTCCATTCTGAAAAGGACAGCCCGTTGCACCCCCTGTTGTTATCCCGTTGCCGAGCCGGTTGCCGGGAAAAACCCCTTATTTCCGGGCTTTTCTCCCTTATAACAACCAAAACAACAAAAAAATAAAAGAAAAGTATAAATAGTAACCATCGCCAGATTGAGATTGTTTGCAAGGTCTTTTGAAGTCCGTTGCCGGACTTCGTTGCCGACACCCTCTGTCTGGCTATTTTCATGTATGGAGGATAACTGCCTATGGCAAAAAACAAAACAGAGATTCATGTGACCACTGTATTTGACGGGGAGCTTGACGCCACTGATGTGTTCGTCAGCCTGATTTCCCAGAAATACGGAAAGACAAATGCAAAAGAATATCTTGCTAAAAAGAAAGATATAGGCTATAATGAAGATGAGGTTCAAAAGAGCCAGATACCGTCTGGATTGTGTGGGTAAATGGCTATGATGAACGAAATGGAATACAGAACAATCGGTTCGGCACTTGCCGGGGGTTATCGTGCGGCGGTCTATTGCAGGCTGTCAAAGGACGATGACCTGCAAGGCGAAAGTGCCAGTATCGCAAACCAGCGTGATATGCTGGAAAAATACTGCGAAAAGCAGGGATGGGAGGTTGTGGCAGTCTATCAGGACGATGGCTTCACAGGTCTTAACATGGAGCGTCCTGACCTACAGAGAATGTTGAGAGCCATTGAGCGCAGGCAGATCAACCTTGTCATCACGAAAGACCTCAGCCGACTGGGGCGTAATTATCTGCAAACCGGGCATTTGATTGAGGACTTTTTCCCAAGAAACGGTGTCCGCTATATCGCCATGAATGACGGCATCGACACCCTGCGGGATAACAACGACATTGCCCCGTTCAAGAATATCCTGAACGAGATGTACAGCAAGGATATTTCCAAGAAAGTCCATTCCTCTTATCTTCTGAAAGCGCAGAAAGGACAGTTTACCGGGTGTCTTGCCCCGTTTGGGTATCGGAAAGACCCGGAGGACAAAAACCATCTGCTCATTGACGAGGAAACCGCCCCGATTGTGCGGCTGATTTTCGGATATGCCCTGAACGGTCATGGTCCGAACTATATCCGCAGACGGCTGGAGAAAGAAAAAATCCCCTGCCCTACATGGTGGAACCGGGAACGGGGGCTTCGCAATACCCGCACCAAATGGGAAAAGAAAGACCCAGAAAACGGGCGGTATATGTGGGACTTCTCCGTTATCAAAGACCTTTTGATGAATCCCGTCTACACCGGGGCGATTGCTTCCCAGAAAAAGGACTACCGCTTCAAAATCGGCACGATTGGGGAAAAGAAGCCGGAGGACTGGATTGTGGTGGAGGGACAGCATGAACCGCTGATTGACAGCATGAGCTTTGACATTGTGCAGAACAAGCTGAAATCCCGCCAGCGTCCGGGGCAGACCAATGAAATCAGCCTGTTTGCCGGACTGTTAAAATGCGGCGAGTGTGGGAAGTCGCTGACGGTACGCTACACAAACGCTAAACATCCCCAGCGGATTTACTCCTGCAAGACCTACAATGCCTTTGGAAAGAACCACTGCACCCAGCACCGGATTGATTATGACACCCTTTACAGCCATGTGCTGCGGAAAATCCGGGAATGTGCCAGAGCTGCCCTGATGGACGGGGAAGCGGTTGCCGACCGCCTGACCAATACCTGTGAAGCCGAGCAGCGGGAACAGCGGGAAGCAATGGAACGCTCCCTTACAAGGGACGAGGAACGGATTGAGGTTCTGGACAAAATGGTCATGCGGCTTTATGAGGATATGATTGCAGGGCGTATCAGTGAGCAGAATTTCAACACCATGCTGGAAAAGACACAGACCGAGCAGACGGAGCTTAAAACAAAAGTGTCCGAGGGCAGAAAGCGGCTGTCCGATGAAGTCCAGCTTGCCAATGATGCAAAACAATGGGTGGAAGCCATTCAGGAATACGCCAACATCACAGAGCTGGACGCAGCCACCCTCAACCGCTTAATCAAAGAAATCGTTGTGCATGAGCGCATTGACGAAGATAAAACAAGACACATTTCTATCGAAATTCATTTTAATCTCAAACCCATCCCGGAGGTGGAACAGGTCACTGCCTGACCTGTCCCGCCGGGACGGTTCTCTTAACAACACCATATAGATTTTTTGTACGCCGCCGCCCGCCATCGAGCAGAGTTTTTACACCTAATTGGGGATGAAACAGCTTATGGCGGGCGGTGGTGTGATCGTCATTGGGCTTACCCTTGTGCCGACACTTGCAGGGCTATTCGGGTAATCGCCTATGGGTTGGATATTTGAACAGATAGGAAATGCGATTAAGGAATTTTTGAAAGGCGTTGTTGAGGGCAACCTAACGGATATGTTCAATGATGTAAATACCAAAGTCGGTACGATTGCCGGGGACGTTGGACAAACCCCGGTCGGTTGGAACGGTGAAATATTCGCCATGATAAAGAACATATCCGATACGGTAATTGTTCCCATTGCAGGCATGATAATAACGTTTGTGCTGGTGTACGAGCTTGTCACGATGATAACCGACCGAAACAATATGCACGATTTTGACACATTCAGCTTTTTTAAATACTTTTTGAAAGCAGGGATTGCGGTGTTCATCGTTGCAAACACAATGACAATCGTTATGGGAGTATTCGACATAGCACAATATGCTATCAATGCCAGCGCGGGCGCGATTGGAGAAAATACGGCGATTGACATTGCCGCCGTGCTGGAGCAGATGCAAGCAGGACTAAACGCAATGGGAATCGGTGAACTGCTGGGGCTGGTGCTGGAAACATACATTATCAAGTTTGCAATGCTCATTTTCTCATTGCTCATAACCTTAGTAATCGCAGGTCGCATGATCGAAATTTATTTGTATTGCAGTTTAGCACCTATCCCCTTTGCCACGTTCACCAATAAAGAATGGGGCAGCATGGGGACAAACTACTTGCGGGGCTTAGTAGCTCTTGCATTTCAAGGGCTTTTGATTATGGTGTGTGTTGGGATTTACGCCGTTCTTATCAATACGCTAACCGTCACGGAGAACATACACGCGAGCATTTGGATGATTGCGGGTTATACCGTGCTTCTTTGTTTTGCCCTATTCAAAACAGGGACATTCTCAAAGAGCATCTTTAACGCTCACTAAAAGGAATGGAGTTGATTTTTATGCCATATGTGCCAGTACCAAAGGATTTGAACAAGGTAAAAAGCAAGGTTGCCTTTAACCTCACCAAACGCCAGCTTATTTGCTTTGCGATCGCCGGGGGCGTGGGTATTCCCTTTTACCTTTTGACAAAATCACACATCGGAACGTCTTTAGCGGCTTTTATTATGATCGTAATTATGATGCCGTTTTTCTTTTGTGCTATGTACGAAAAAGACGGACAGCCACTTGAACGGATTCTAAAAAATTATATCGGTTCGCATTTCATCCGTAAGCGCAAACGACCTTATCAGACGCGCAATTTTTATGCGGAATTACAAAAGGAAATTGACGAACGGAAAAAGGAGGAAATGAATATTGCAAAAAGCAAAAAAGAAGCAGCGGGCAAGAAAAACACCACCCGCAGGAAATAACACAGGAATGAAATTACTGCACGGTTCACCCAACAGGAAATTACCACCACAGGAGAAACAGCGCGTCGTTGCCGCAATGAAAAAGCGCAAGGCGGCAAACCCACGGACGGCGCAAGATACAATCCCCTATTTGCGTATGTATCGTGACGGGATATGCAGGGTTACGGACAGGCTATACACAAAAATGCTTGAATTTCAAGATATCACATACCAGCTTGCAAACAATGAGGACAAGACGACGATTTTTGAAAATTATTGTGATTTTCTCAACTACTTTGATAGCTCAATCACGGTACAACTTACGTTTATCAATCAATCCGTCAATATGAAAAACTTTGCGAAGATCATTGATATACCACCGCAGGGAGATAGCTTTGACGACATACGCAAGGAATATGCGAGTATGTTAAAAGACCAGCTTGCCAAAGGCAATAACGGACTACAAAAGCGCAAATTCCTTACATTCGGTATTGAAGCGGACGACTTCGCAAGCGCGAAACAGCGGCTTGAACGCATTGAAATGGACGTAATGAACAACTTTAAGGTGCTGGGCGTTCGGGCATCATTGCTAAACGGGTACGACCGTTTAAAAGTGTTGCACGACATATTCCATGCGGACAGCAAAGAACCCTTTATGTTTAATTGGGATTTGACGTATCAATCGGGATTGTCCACAAAAGATTTTATTGCGCCAACATCGTTTAGCTTTCGAGATGATCGGATGTTTACAATGGGACGCAAAATCGGCGCGGTTTCGTATCTGCAAATACTTGCCCCGGAGCTTTCCGACCGTATGCTTGCCGATTATCTCGACATGGACACTGATTTGATCGTCAATCTGCATATTCAGTCAATCGACCAAAACGCCGCCGTCAAGCTCGTAAAGCGAAAGATTACAGACCTTGACAAAATGAAGATTGAGGAACAGAAAAAGGCGGTTCGCAGCGGGTACGACATGGACATTATACCGTCAGACCTTGCGACATATGGCGACGAAGCAAAAAACTTATTAAAAGACTTGCAGAGCCGCAATGAAAGAATGTTCTTAGTTACGTTCCTTGTCATGAATACGGCAGACGATAAAAAGAAGCTGGATAATGCAACATTTGCGGCGGCAGGGATTGCACAGAAATATAATTGCACGTTAAAGCCGCTTGATTTCCAACAGGAAAACGCACTTGCAAGCAGCTTACCACTGGGTCGAAACCTTGTTCCCATACAGCGCGGACTTACCACGTCCAGCGCGGCAATATTTGTACCGTTTACAACGCAAGAGCTTTTTTCACATAGTCCGCAATCCCTGTACTACGGGCTTAATGCCTTATCTAATAATATGATAATGGCAGATCGCAAACAGCTAAAAACTCCGAACGGTCTTATCTTGGGAACACCGGGAGCCGGGAAAAGTTTTTCGGCAAAGCGTGAGATCGTAAACGTGTTCCTGCTTACGCGAGATCAAATATTGGTATGCGACCCGGAAAGTGAATACGGCGCATTGACTTTGAAGCTGGGCGGTCAAGTGATCGAACTATCCCCGAACAGCAAGCAATGTATAAACCCGCTGGATATCAACCTTAACTATTCGGAGGATGATAACCCGCTAACTCTCAAAAGTGATTTTGTGCTTTCGTTCTGCGAACTCATTTGTGGCGGCAGAAATGGGCTTGAACCAATCGAACGCACGGTAATTGATCGTTGTGTTTCCCTTATTTACAGGGAATATATCGCAAACCCGAAACCCGAAAACGTCCCTGTATTGGGCGACCTTTACCGGGCATTAAGGCAGCAACCAGAGCCAGAAGCGCAGCGCGTCGCAACAGCACTTGAAATGTACGTTACGGGTACGCTTAATGTGTTCAATAACCGTACAAACATTATAGGGCTTACCGATAAGCGCATGATTACGTTTGATATTCGGCGGCTGGGAAAGGCTTTAAAAAAGCTGGGTATGCTTATACTGGAAGATCAAGCGTGGAACATGGTTACGGTAAACCGTTTTGAGGGACACAAGGCAACCCGGTTTTATATCGACGAATTTCACTTGCTTTTCAAAGACCAACAAACAGCGGCGTACAGTGTGGAAATTTGGCAGCGGTTTAGGAAGTGGAACGGCATTCCGACAGGGATAACGCAAAATGTCAAAACGCTGCTATTATCCCCGGAGATCGAAAACATCTTTGACAATTCGGATTTTGTGTATATGCTCAACCAAGCTCCCGGCGACCGTCAACGAATTGCAAAACAGTTATCTATTTCGCCGCAACAATTATCATACGTCACAAACAGCAATGAGGGCGAGGGGCTTTTGTATTTTGGGAATACGATCATTCCTTTTGTTGATCACTTCCCGAAAGACACACAGCTATATAAGATCATGACGACCAAACCCGACGAGGTAAACAAGCAATGAGCCACTTGGAGCGCAAGGAATTTGAGCTAAAGGCGAAAGATAAGGTTGTCCAAAAGATGACCCGTGACGGGCTGGTTGATGAAAACCTTGCGGACGGAACGACAAAAAAAGCACGACCCGGAGATCCAATCCATGAGCAAACGGGAAAAGGAACGCAACCGACCCCGAAACAAAAACCACGGGGGCAGCCGAAACGCCGCCCCGCTCCACGGAAACGGTCACAAGCATTACAGGAAAAGCCTACTAATAAGGCGGTTAATTCAATTCCGCCTTTTGACCGATCAGAAACAGGCGGTAAAAAGGCGGGAAATAATGCGATACAGTCAAAGGCGCAAAGCATACAAAAAAAGATATACAAAACAAAACTAATCTTTGACGATCAAGCAAAGACTGCAAGAATCACGCCGATTGCAAAGTCGGCGGGAGCCGGCGCAATGTATTTACGCAGCAAGCTACATCAACACGTCGAGGACGAAAATTTGGCGGTCAAGGCAGGACAGCGAACGGAGCAACGCACGGTAAACACGACCCTTGCGGTTGGGCGGCGGGTACGAAAGCGGAGCAACACGTTAAAAGCCCGCCGTGCGCTGGGTCTTGACCGCCGCACGGTAAGGACGCAAACAAACCGTATTTATCGCTGGACGGCAGAGAGCAGCGCAAAAAGCAAAAACGCCCCCGCAATTAAACGAGCCATACAAAAACGGGCAATTAAAAAGCAGTATGCGAAAGGTGCGCGTAAGGCGGCAAAGTCGGCGGCAAAAACAGGCGGGAGAACCGCAAGAAAAACCGCGCGGACAGCGGGCGTTTTGATGCGCCACCCCGTCGCTCTTGTGATCGCTATTGCTGTAATCGTGATCGTTATTTTTGTTGCTTCTCTTGTGGCAACCGTGGGGGCTATGATCGCGCAGAGCAGCACGGCAATGATCGGCACAGCCTACCTAGCGGCAGATCGGGACATAAACGAAGCGCAGGACTATTACACGCAAAAGGAAGCCGAGTTATTACAAGAAGCGTATAGCCTGGAGGGGCAAAACCCCGGCTACGACGAGTACCGTTATAACATTGGCGAAGTGGAGCATAACCCTTACGAGCTAATGGCATTTTTAACCGCCGCACATAAAGATTTTATTTTCGAGGATATAAGCCCCGTTTTGGATGAACTGTTTGACGAGCAATTCCAGTTATGGACGGAAGCAACGACCGAAACCCGCACCCGCGCGGTTGAAACGACAGACCCAGCCACGGGCGAGGTTATCACGAAAACCGAAGAATACGAAGTAAGAATTTTCAATATCAATGTGACAGTCAATATGTTTTCCGTGATTGCGGCGGGTCGTATGGATGACGAGCAACGAAAAATGTATGACGGGTATGTGCAGAGCCGAGGGAGCCGCCAGCATTTCGGCAAACCGATTGATTGTGATTGGACACTTTATATTACAACCCCCTACGGCTATTCGTACAATGGCGGCATTTCCTATTCGGACGGCGTAACGCTTTCCATTCCCTACGGCACAACCTTGCTTGCAGGACAGCCCGGAACAGTCACGCAAGCAGGGAGCCGCCTTATAGTCGATTGTGCGGACGGTCTGCGTTACATTTATGACGGGCTTGTAAGCGTGAGCGTGTCGGACGGTCGGGAAGTCAAGACCGGGGACGAGATCGGCACGAGCGGCGGCACGCTATACCTTGAATATTCGCAAAATGGCGAAACGCTCAACCCGTATTATTTTGTAGAGTGCGGCAGCGGCGGTTTGAATGGTGTACCGGGCGGTGGCGGCATAGGCGGTTATCCCGGCGAACCCTACGATGACGAAACCTACCAGCGACTTTTAGCCGAAGCGACAAAATACATCGGTATGCCCTACGTTTGGGGCGGCAGCACCCCGGCAACGTCCTTTGATTGCAGCGGGTATGTATGTTGGTGTCTCAATGCGTCGGGTGTGGCAAACGTCGGGCGCACGAACGCGCAGGGGCTTTACAATATGTGTACCCCTATTTCGCGTGAAGAAGCCCACCCCGGCGACCTTATATTTTTTACAGGAACGCATAGCGCGGGTCATCCTGTAACGCACGTTGCATTTTACGTCGGGAATGGAATGATGCTTGAAGCTGGAAAGCCTATCGGCTATTCGTCATTTGAAACGCCATACTGGACAAAGCACTTTTATTCGTTCGGTCGGCTAACAGGATAAGGAAAGGAACACAATGGACAAGATCGACAAAATTATTAAAGAAATCGACAAGACAAAGGCGCAGATCGTGAGCGCACAAAAGAAGCTAAAGAATTTGGAGCAGCAAAAAACGCAGGAAGAAAATTTGCAAATTATACAGGCAGTGCGGGCAATCAAAATGACCCCGGACGAATTACGGCGTTTTTTGCAAAAACAGAAAACCCCAAAAATGAAAGACGACCAGCCGGAAACCCCGGCACATGATGAAAGCGAGGAAACTAACGTATGAGGATGAAAAGAAAACATAGAATCACAATCAATATTTTGCTGGTGCTTATTATCGTTATCATTGCCATGCTTGCAATGCCGACAGTGGCAGCCGCCCAAGCGGACGACCCCGCGGCAGGAACGCCAACCGCGGAGCCGATACCAACGGCGACGGCAGAGACAACAGCCCACAGCGCAACCCCACCCAGCACGGCGACGGCAAGCACGACCAGCGCGGAGCAGGACGGCGGCGGTAGCTCTACGGACAAAGACGAAGCCCCGGAAAAAGAATTTTTCACGATTGAAACCAAGAGCGGCAAAGTGTTCTATTTGATCGTGGACAATAAGAAAACGTCTGATAATGTTTTCCTGCTTACCGAAGTAACGGAAAACGACCTTTTGAACTTTACCGAGGACGAGCAGGAAAAAAATATTTTTGGCGGGGCAACGACGCAGCCGACCCCTACCACAGAGCCGTCATCCGAAGCATCGGCAAGCGCACAAGCTGAAAATCCGGCACCCACAGCCGAGCCGGAACAACAACCCGCCAGTAATAATACTATTATGATGATCGGTGTGGTTGTTGTGATTGCTTTGGTGGGCGTGATCGCATTTGCGGTTAAGAAGCGCAAGGCAAAACAAGCGTTGGGCAGTATGGACGATATCGAGGACTACGCAGACGATTTTGAGGATGAAAACGACCCGGACGACTTCGAGGACGAAACCAAAAACGATCAGGAGGATAGCGAGTGAAATTAGTAATTGCGGAAAAACCAAGTGTCGCGCGGTCGATTGCAAACGTGATCGGTGCGAAAGAAGTAAAAGACGGATATTGCGAGGGAAACGGTTATCTGGTCTCGTGGTGCGTTGGTCATTTGGTGGAGCCAGCCCACGCCGAAGTGTATGACCCGAAATATTCCAAGTGGACAAAGGAGGATTTACCGATCATCCCGGACGTATGGCATTACGTGATTTCAAAAGCCAAGCAAAAACAGTTTGCTATATTAAAAGAACTTATGCGGCGGGCAGATGTCGAAAGCCTTATTTGCGCGACAGACGCCGGGCGCGAGGGTGAGCTTATTTTCCGTTTGGTCTACAAGCAAACAGGCTGTAAAAAACCGTTCTCCCGCTTGTGGATTTCGTCAATGGAAGATAGCGCAATAAAACAGGGCTTTGACAACCTCAAAGACGGTGCGGAGTACGACGAGCTTTACGCTTCGGCTCTTTGCCGCCAAAAAGCCGATTGGCTGGTAGGTATCAACGCGACCCGGTTATATTCTGTCTTATATAATGGTTCGCTGAATGTGGGGCGTGTACAATCGCCGACCCTTGCCATGTTGACCCAGCGGGACGCGCAGATCAAGAACTTTATAAAAGAAAAATATTACGTCCCGCATATCCAATGTGGCGAGATCGACGCGACGGGCGCGAAAACATTTAACCCAGCAGAAGCGGAAACAATACGGACGGCTTGCGACGGAAAGCAAGCCGTTTTACGTTCCGTCATTTCCGAAAACAAAATAGCTCGCCCGCCGAAGCTGTACGACCTTACCACTTTACAGCGCGACGCAAACCGTATCTATGGATATACGGCGCAGCAATCGCTCGACTATGTCCAAAATCTGTACGAAAAGAAATTGACAACCTATCCGCGCACGGATAGCCAGTATTTGACACATGATATGACAGACACAGCCGCCGAGATCGTCAAGGTGGTTTTGAAGCTGCCATTTGCTGAAGCAATTCGGGACGAACTGAAGCCCAACGTTACACAGACCGTCAACGACAAAAAAGTTTCAGACCACCACGCAATCATTCCAACCCTGCAAGTGGGAATCGCAGACCTTACCCCCCTGCCAGACGGGGAAAGAAACATTTTATATCTGATATCTGCCCGCCTAGCGTGCGCGGTTAGCGACCCGCATATGTTTGAAGCTGTTACCGCTGAATTTGATTGCGCGGGTCATGCGTTCGC
Protein-coding regions in this window:
- a CDS encoding recombinase family protein → MAMMNEMEYRTIGSALAGGYRAAVYCRLSKDDDLQGESASIANQRDMLEKYCEKQGWEVVAVYQDDGFTGLNMERPDLQRMLRAIERRQINLVITKDLSRLGRNYLQTGHLIEDFFPRNGVRYIAMNDGIDTLRDNNDIAPFKNILNEMYSKDISKKVHSSYLLKAQKGQFTGCLAPFGYRKDPEDKNHLLIDEETAPIVRLIFGYALNGHGPNYIRRRLEKEKIPCPTWWNRERGLRNTRTKWEKKDPENGRYMWDFSVIKDLLMNPVYTGAIASQKKDYRFKIGTIGEKKPEDWIVVEGQHEPLIDSMSFDIVQNKLKSRQRPGQTNEISLFAGLLKCGECGKSLTVRYTNAKHPQRIYSCKTYNAFGKNHCTQHRIDYDTLYSHVLRKIRECARAALMDGEAVADRLTNTCEAEQREQREAMERSLTRDEERIEVLDKMVMRLYEDMIAGRISEQNFNTMLEKTQTEQTELKTKVSEGRKRLSDEVQLANDAKQWVEAIQEYANITELDAATLNRLIKEIVVHERIDEDKTRHISIEIHFNLKPIPEVEQVTA
- a CDS encoding VirB6/TrbL-like conjugal transfer protein, CD1112 family — protein: MGWIFEQIGNAIKEFLKGVVEGNLTDMFNDVNTKVGTIAGDVGQTPVGWNGEIFAMIKNISDTVIVPIAGMIITFVLVYELVTMITDRNNMHDFDTFSFFKYFLKAGIAVFIVANTMTIVMGVFDIAQYAINASAGAIGENTAIDIAAVLEQMQAGLNAMGIGELLGLVLETYIIKFAMLIFSLLITLVIAGRMIEIYLYCSLAPIPFATFTNKEWGSMGTNYLRGLVALAFQGLLIMVCVGIYAVLINTLTVTENIHASIWMIAGYTVLLCFALFKTGTFSKSIFNAH
- a CDS encoding virulence-associated E family protein; amino-acid sequence: MNAMQPPQSVEEIKAGLETTEKGGVRQSIRNCLTVFQRDPLLSGAIAYNILTDRKDIIKPIGFHRESTALNDTDMKYLLLYLEETYGLTNEKKIDNAIGIVANENKYHPIRDYLNTLVWDGTERIRFCLRHFLGADADDYTYEALKLFLLGAISRAFQPGCKFEIMLCLVGGQGAGKSTFFRLLAVRDEWFSDDLRKLDDDNVYRKLQGHWIIEMSEMMATSNAKSIEEIKSFLSRQKEVYKIPYETHPADRPRQCVFGGTSNALDFLPLDRSGNRRFIPVMVYPEQAEVHILEDEAASRAYIGQMWAEAMEIYKSGRFKLAFSPAMQRYLKEHQRDFMPEDTKAGMIQAYLDKYTGSMVCSKQLYKEALNHAFDEPKQWEIREINEIMNQCISSWRYFPNPRMFSEYGRQKGWERENPATDSGNPSEKTMDGFVEVTEQMELPF
- a CDS encoding CHC2 zinc finger domain-containing protein encodes the protein MNVFEAVKQSVTTRQAAEYYGIHVGRNGMACCPFHNDKTPSMKLDRRYHCFGCGADGDVIDFAAALYGLGKKEAAVQLAQDFGLSYEDWKPPGKVKKPKTRQKSPEEQFQEAKNRCFRILADYLHLLMAWRTDYAPHSPEEAFHPRFVEALQKQAQVEYLLDVLLFGETEEKADLITDYGKDVIQLEQRMAELAAADAARTKKHYERHAAAPER
- the mobQ gene encoding MobQ family relaxase; amino-acid sequence: MPCPHNEITIVQRSQRQSAVAAAAYQSGEKLFCEYDQQVKHYPEKRGIVHNEILLPANAPQEYADRNTLWNAAEAVEKQWNSQLARRWVLTIPREIPPDQYAVLVREFCEQQFVSKGMIADFAIHDPHPPGHNPHAHVLLTMRAMDEHGKWLPKSRKVYDLDENGERIKLPSGRWKSHKEDTVDWNDQKYCEIWRHEWEVIQNRYLDANDRPERVDLRSYARQGLDIVPTVHEGTAVRQMEKRGIQTNIGNLNREIRAANRLMKSIRQLIQNLKGWITELGEKRKELLAQKAAEEATLLPNLLMKYMEIRKEERKDWTRAGQNRGTSQDLKAVSEALSYLRQKGLSTVEDLEAFLESSGKSAADYRNQMKPKEARSKVIDGILASRTDCKECKAVYEKYQKIFFKKIKGKFKQEHPEVARYEKAADYLAKHPDDKDKTKNELQQEQETLLSEIAELKVPLTEVQEDLKKLRDIRYWVRKATPGTEESKEPPKKQPIKEVLQDKTDEKKAQRTAPAQEKHRQQDMEL